TCGGTCATCCGTTCAAACGCCCGACCCTCGTGAAACTCCTGCGGCGTGACGTTGGCGATAATGGCGGTTTGGTCGTAGTCGTAGCGTTCGCTGGGGATTTTGATGGCGTCGCGTACACGAGACGCGGTTCCGTCCGCGCCGACCAGCAGCTGAGTGGCGATGGTGGTGTCAACGCCGTCGAGCAAGCAGGACACCCGAACGTCGCCAGCGTCAGCCTCAACGTCCGTCACCTCGCACGGCACCAGCAGGTCAACGCCGGGGCAACCCGGCAGGGTTTTGAGCACCTGCTCACCGAGCCGCCGCGCCTGGACCACGTAGCCCAAGGCGTCCAGCCCTTCTTCCAGCGCACTGATGGTGACCAGGCCCGGCCCCCCTTTCTGCGTCACCTGCACGCTGCGGATCGGCGTGACGCCGGCGGTTGAACCATCCTCCGGGTGACGCTCGAGACCGGCCCATAGCCCGATGGCGCTGAGGATGTTGCGCGAGGCGAGCGACAGCGCCAGCGTTCGGTCGTCGTAGGTCGGCGGCGCTACCTCGCGAAAAGGCGCCCGCTCAAGCACCGCCACGCGCCAGTTGAGGCGCGCCAGCGCCAGCGCCAGGCTGGCACCGACGAGGCCCGCTCCGGCGATCACCACGTCGTAACGTTCACTCATGCCATCAGTGCCTCAAGCTTGTCGACGGCTTTTGGTACGTCCGCCGACAACACCTCCGGACCGCGTTTGCGCAGGACAAGCGAGTCTTCGATCCGAATGCCGATGTTTCGGAAAGCCTTCGGGATATCCCGCTTGCCGTCGATGTAGACGCCCGGCTCGATCGTAAACGCCATACCGGCTTCCAGTTCACGCGGTTCGCCGTGGACCTCGTAGTCGCCCACGTCATGGACGTCCATCCCCAGCCAGTGCCCGGTCTTGTGCATAAAAAACCGCTCATAGGCACGCCGCCGGATTGCGGTGTTCAGCCGGCCGGAGATGAGCTTGAGCTTGATCAGGCCACGCGTGATCACCCGGACCGCCGCGTCGTGTGGCGCGAGCCAGCTGTTGCCTACCTGCGCCGCCTCAATCGCCGCCTCCTGGGCCTCGAGCACCACCTCGTAGATCGCCCGCTGCTCCGGGCTGAAGCGTCCGTTGACCGGAAACGTGCGGGTGATGTCCGACGCATAGTGGTCATACTCCGCACCTGCGTCGATCAGCACCAGATCACCGTCCCGTAGCTCCGCCTGGCAGCGGATGTAGTGCAGCACGCAGGCGTTGCTGCCCCCGCCGACAATCGGCGCGTACGATTCGCACGCGTTGTG
Above is a genomic segment from Pseudomonadota bacterium containing:
- the ubiH gene encoding 2-octaprenyl-6-methoxyphenyl hydroxylase; protein product: MSERYDVVIAGAGLVGASLALALARLNWRVAVLERAPFREVAPPTYDDRTLALSLASRNILSAIGLWAGLERHPEDGSTAGVTPIRSVQVTQKGGPGLVTISALEEGLDALGYVVQARRLGEQVLKTLPGCPGVDLLVPCEVTDVEADAGDVRVSCLLDGVDTTIATQLLVGADGTASRVRDAIKIPSERYDYDQTAIIANVTPQEFHEGRAFERMTDTGPLAMLPHVERRCGVVWCCHSADAEAILAMSDREFLAAVQERFGYRLGHLERVGVRASYPLARLTVPSPVARRSVIVGNAAHTIHPVAAQGFNLGLRDVAALTELLTEAAASGDDPGNETLLQTYADWREPDVSRTVAFTDGMVRAFSQSFGPVAFARSAGLLALQLAPGLRGALAHRGMGFGGQRPPMMALAESTR